From one Bacillus sp. FJAT-42376 genomic stretch:
- the metQ gene encoding methionine ABC transporter substrate-binding lipoprotein MetQ: MKKLLLSTVFAFSAVALAACGTGGSNGSGEKTEKIVVGASNTPHAEILEEAKPLLEKKGVDLEIKTFQDYVLPNKTLASKELDANYFQHKPYLDLQMKENKDYDFVSAGAIHIEPMGVYSKKYKSLDELPEGSKVILSNSVAEHGRILTLLESKGLIKLKSGVDKANATLKDIAENPKNIKFEADVEPGLLPQIYNNDEGDAVVINTNYAIDAGLEPSKDAIAIEGSESPYANLIVVRKGDENKKAIKTLVEVLHSKEIQDFIKKEYKGAVVPVSE, translated from the coding sequence ATGAAGAAATTATTATTAAGTACCGTTTTTGCTTTTTCGGCTGTTGCACTTGCAGCTTGCGGAACAGGAGGATCAAACGGAAGCGGAGAAAAGACAGAGAAAATTGTAGTCGGTGCTTCCAATACACCGCATGCGGAAATCCTTGAAGAAGCAAAGCCTCTTCTGGAGAAAAAGGGAGTCGATCTTGAAATCAAGACTTTCCAGGATTATGTTCTTCCAAACAAAACACTGGCAAGCAAAGAATTGGATGCGAACTACTTCCAGCATAAGCCTTATCTTGATCTGCAAATGAAAGAGAATAAAGATTATGACTTCGTAAGCGCAGGAGCCATCCATATTGAGCCAATGGGCGTGTACTCTAAAAAGTACAAATCCCTTGATGAATTACCTGAAGGGTCAAAAGTTATTTTGAGCAACTCTGTTGCTGAGCATGGCCGTATTCTGACATTGCTTGAGAGCAAAGGGCTTATTAAACTAAAAAGCGGTGTTGATAAAGCAAACGCAACGCTTAAGGATATCGCTGAAAACCCTAAGAATATTAAATTTGAAGCAGATGTAGAACCAGGTCTTCTTCCTCAGATTTATAACAATGATGAAGGGGATGCGGTGGTAATCAATACGAACTATGCAATTGATGCAGGTCTTGAGCCATCCAAAGATGCGATTGCAATTGAAGGATCTGAATCGCCATACGCGAACTTAATTGTTGTCCGTAAAGGTGATGAGAATAAAAAGGCGATTAAAACGCTTGTTGAAGTTCTCCATTCTAAAGAAATCCAGGACTTCATTAAGAAAGAATACAAAGGTGCGGTCGTTCCGGTTAGTGAATAA
- a CDS encoding zinc-binding dehydrogenase: MKAIIQNEFGDASVLTYSDVDLPLIGENEVLIKVAYTSVNYADIKKRNGNKGKGNFPLTLGLDVSGTIEEVSPKSNFSKGDRIIAFPKSGSYAEYVVANEQLVFKIPDNLPFEQAASMPTVSILSYMLLYDIGQVKKTDTIVIHSAAGGVGSMLVQLAKLAGVQKIIGTVGNPNKENYVKSLGANIVCTYDTFVEEVLKETNNFGANVIFDSVAGDLSGKSIECLGLYGTLVQFGNSSGKAGNFKTSDVHSSCRNIKGFSLGTTRKHCPERLAPVAEKVLEMFASKKLTLPIARLFNLSEVNLAHQLIESRNYEGKVLIKV; this comes from the coding sequence ATGAAAGCTATAATTCAAAATGAATTTGGTGATGCTAGTGTTCTTACCTACTCAGATGTTGATTTGCCTTTAATAGGGGAAAATGAAGTTTTGATAAAAGTGGCTTATACAAGTGTTAATTATGCAGATATAAAAAAACGTAATGGAAATAAAGGAAAAGGTAACTTTCCTTTAACCCTTGGATTGGATGTTTCAGGGACAATTGAAGAGGTTTCCCCTAAATCTAACTTTTCAAAAGGAGATCGGATTATAGCCTTCCCGAAATCTGGTTCCTATGCAGAGTATGTTGTAGCAAATGAGCAATTGGTATTTAAAATTCCAGATAATCTACCCTTTGAACAAGCCGCATCAATGCCAACAGTTTCTATTTTATCTTATATGCTTCTCTATGATATAGGCCAAGTAAAAAAAACGGATACGATTGTAATACATAGTGCAGCAGGAGGCGTAGGCTCAATGCTCGTACAATTAGCAAAATTAGCTGGGGTGCAAAAAATTATAGGTACTGTTGGGAATCCTAATAAAGAAAATTATGTAAAATCATTAGGAGCTAATATTGTCTGTACCTACGATACATTTGTTGAGGAAGTATTAAAGGAAACAAATAATTTTGGAGCTAATGTTATTTTTGATTCAGTTGCTGGGGATCTATCCGGTAAAAGTATTGAATGCTTAGGACTATATGGGACACTTGTTCAATTTGGCAATAGCAGTGGAAAAGCAGGTAACTTTAAAACCAGCGATGTCCATAGTAGTTGTAGAAACATTAAAGGTTTTAGCTTAGGAACGACGAGGAAACACTGTCCAGAACGATTAGCACCTGTGGCAGAAAAAGTTTTAGAAATGTTTGCTTCTAAAAAATTGACACTTCCTATTGCTCGACTCTTTAATTTATCTGAAGTAAATCTTGCTCACCAATTAATTGAAAGCCGTAATTATGAAGGGAAAGTATTAATTAAAGTATAA
- the sufU gene encoding Fe-S cluster assembly sulfur transfer protein SufU: MSFNNNLDTLYRQVIMDHYKNPRNKGSLEDSLTVDMNNPTCGDRIHLTLKIEDGKVSDAKFDGEGCSISMASASMMTQAIKGQDVKTALKLSEIFSDMMQGKEYDDTIDLGDIEALQGVSKFPARIKCATLSWKAMEKGVHSQEQ, translated from the coding sequence ATGTCTTTTAATAACAATCTGGATACACTTTATCGCCAAGTGATTATGGATCATTATAAAAATCCCCGCAATAAAGGATCATTGGAAGACAGCCTGACGGTTGATATGAATAATCCTACATGCGGAGACCGGATTCATTTAACTTTGAAAATTGAAGATGGAAAAGTGTCTGACGCTAAGTTTGATGGTGAGGGATGCTCCATTTCGATGGCATCTGCTTCCATGATGACTCAGGCAATTAAAGGCCAGGATGTTAAAACGGCCCTTAAGTTATCAGAAATCTTTTCAGATATGATGCAAGGCAAAGAATACGATGATACGATAGACTTAGGGGATATTGAAGCCCTTCAAGGAGTATCGAAGTTTCCGGCACGGATTAAATGTGCTACATTGTCCTGGAAAGCGATGGAAAAAGGTGTGCACAGCCAAGAGCAGTGA
- the sufB gene encoding Fe-S cluster assembly protein SufB, which yields MAKKMPDIGDYKYGFSDKDVSIFRSKRGLTKEIVEEISRMKNEPQWMLDFRLKSLEHFYNMPMPQWGGDLNALNFDEITYYVKPSEKSERSWDEVPEEIKRTFDKLGIPEAEQKYLAGVSAQYESEVVYHNMKEDLEDMGIVFKDTDSALRENEDIFREHWGKVIPPTDNKFAALNSAVWSGGSFIYVPKGVKVDTPLQAYFRINSENMGQFERTLIIVDEGAHVHYVEGCTAPVYTTNSLHSAVVEIIVKKGGYCRYTTIQNWANNVFNLVTKRAVCDAQATMEWIDGNIGSKLTMKYPAVVLKGEGARGMTLSIALAGKGQHQDAGAKMIHLAPNTSSTIVSKSISKQGGKVTYRGIVHFGRKAEGARSNIECDTLIMDNKSTSDTIPYNEILNDNISLEHEAKVSKVSEEQLFYLMSRGISEEEATEMIVMGFIEPFTKELPMEYAVEMNRLIKFEMEGSIG from the coding sequence ATGGCTAAAAAAATGCCTGATATTGGGGATTACAAGTACGGCTTTTCTGATAAAGACGTCTCCATATTCCGTTCAAAGCGCGGATTAACGAAAGAAATCGTAGAAGAAATTTCGCGCATGAAAAATGAGCCTCAGTGGATGCTCGATTTCCGTTTGAAATCACTTGAACATTTTTATAATATGCCGATGCCTCAATGGGGCGGAGATTTGAATGCTTTAAACTTTGATGAAATTACGTACTACGTAAAACCATCTGAAAAATCCGAGCGTTCATGGGATGAAGTTCCTGAAGAAATCAAACGCACGTTTGACAAACTTGGAATTCCGGAAGCAGAGCAAAAATATCTTGCCGGTGTTTCTGCCCAGTACGAATCCGAAGTAGTTTATCACAACATGAAGGAAGACTTGGAAGACATGGGTATCGTGTTCAAGGACACGGACAGCGCACTTCGTGAAAATGAAGATATTTTCCGCGAGCACTGGGGCAAAGTGATTCCTCCGACAGACAACAAGTTCGCAGCGCTAAACTCTGCGGTTTGGTCCGGCGGATCCTTCATCTATGTACCAAAAGGCGTGAAAGTGGATACTCCGCTTCAAGCATACTTCCGTATTAACTCTGAGAACATGGGGCAGTTCGAACGTACTTTGATCATCGTGGATGAAGGTGCACATGTTCATTACGTAGAAGGCTGTACAGCTCCGGTTTATACAACGAACTCTCTTCACAGTGCCGTTGTTGAAATCATTGTAAAAAAAGGCGGCTACTGCCGTTATACAACGATTCAAAACTGGGCGAACAACGTGTTCAACCTGGTAACGAAGCGTGCGGTATGTGACGCGCAGGCAACAATGGAATGGATTGACGGGAATATCGGCTCCAAGCTGACAATGAAATACCCGGCAGTTGTCCTAAAAGGCGAAGGCGCCCGCGGAATGACTCTTTCCATTGCCCTTGCAGGAAAAGGCCAGCACCAGGATGCAGGTGCGAAAATGATTCACCTTGCACCGAATACGTCTTCTACCATCGTGTCGAAGTCTATTTCCAAGCAAGGCGGTAAAGTAACATACCGCGGAATCGTTCACTTCGGCCGTAAAGCTGAAGGCGCACGTTCCAACATTGAGTGTGATACACTCATCATGGATAACAAATCAACCTCCGATACAATTCCTTATAATGAGATCTTAAATGACAACATCTCATTGGAGCATGAAGCGAAAGTTTCAAAAGTATCGGAAGAGCAATTGTTCTATCTCATGAGCCGCGGTATTTCTGAAGAAGAAGCAACAGAAATGATCGTAATGGGCTTCATCGAGCCATTTACAAAAGAACTTCCAATGGAATATGCCGTTGAAATGAACCGCCTGATCAAGTTTGAGATGGAAGGTTCCATCGGATAA
- the sufD gene encoding Fe-S cluster assembly protein SufD, which yields METQIKFDKDYVAGFSSKNGEPDWLKDLRLQAMEKSEDLPMPKPDKTNIKNWNFTDFAQHTVESQGYSSLSELDEAVKILVDSENQDQTLYIQRDNTPAFVSLSEEAKSKGVIVTDIFTAVNEHGDLVQKYFMKDGVKTEEHKLTALHAALMNGGIFVYVPKNVELSAPLQAVFVHEKAKAVFNHVLVVAEDNSSVTYVENYISVNHEEAIFNIVTEVFANTNARVTYGAVDTLSKEVTSYVNRRGVAGRDARIEWALGMMNDGNTVSENVTNLVGDGSFGDTKSVVVGRGEQSQNFTTKVVHFGKHSEGYILKHGVMKDSATSIFNGIGKIELGATKSNAEQESRVLMLSEKARGDANPILLIDEDDVTAGHAASVGRVDPIQLFYLMSRGISQAEAERLVIFGFLDPVVRKMPIEGVKKQLVEVIERKVR from the coding sequence TTGGAAACGCAAATCAAATTTGATAAAGATTATGTAGCCGGCTTCTCTAGCAAGAACGGCGAACCGGATTGGCTAAAGGACCTTCGCTTGCAGGCGATGGAGAAATCTGAAGATCTTCCGATGCCAAAACCGGATAAAACGAACATTAAAAACTGGAACTTTACCGATTTTGCTCAGCATACGGTAGAAAGCCAGGGCTATTCTTCCCTTAGCGAATTGGACGAAGCCGTGAAAATTTTAGTGGATTCTGAAAATCAGGATCAGACTTTATATATCCAGCGCGACAACACTCCTGCATTTGTTTCACTTTCTGAAGAAGCAAAATCCAAAGGCGTCATCGTTACCGATATCTTTACGGCTGTAAACGAGCATGGCGACCTTGTTCAAAAGTATTTCATGAAAGATGGAGTGAAGACCGAAGAGCATAAGCTGACAGCGTTGCACGCTGCCCTTATGAACGGCGGAATTTTCGTATATGTGCCAAAGAACGTGGAGCTCAGCGCACCGCTTCAAGCTGTATTTGTTCATGAAAAAGCTAAGGCAGTCTTTAACCATGTATTGGTCGTTGCAGAAGATAATAGCTCTGTTACTTATGTGGAAAACTACATCTCAGTTAATCATGAGGAAGCCATTTTTAACATTGTGACAGAAGTGTTCGCCAATACAAATGCACGTGTTACTTACGGAGCGGTTGATACCCTTTCAAAAGAAGTGACATCTTATGTGAATCGCCGCGGTGTTGCGGGACGCGATGCACGCATTGAATGGGCTCTTGGTATGATGAATGACGGGAATACAGTTTCTGAGAATGTAACGAACCTTGTAGGCGATGGTTCATTCGGAGATACAAAATCGGTTGTCGTAGGTCGCGGAGAGCAATCTCAAAACTTCACGACAAAAGTTGTTCACTTCGGTAAACATTCAGAAGGCTATATTTTGAAGCACGGAGTTATGAAGGACAGTGCGACTTCCATTTTTAACGGAATTGGAAAAATTGAACTGGGCGCAACAAAGTCCAATGCAGAGCAAGAGTCCAGAGTTCTTATGCTGAGTGAAAAAGCACGCGGAGATGCGAACCCGATTCTTTTAATCGATGAAGACGATGTAACAGCAGGCCATGCCGCATCTGTTGGCCGCGTCGATCCTATTCAGCTGTTCTATTTAATGAGCAGAGGAATTTCCCAGGCTGAGGCAGAAAGACTCGTCATCTTTGGTTTCCTTGATCCGGTGGTAAGGAAAATGCCAATTGAAGGCGTTAAGAAACAGCTTGTAGAAGTGATTGAAAGGAAAGTCAGATAA
- a CDS encoding cysteine desulfurase: MDMKYIQKQFPILDQQVNGKDLVYLDSAATSQKPLAVIDALSTYYREYNSNVHRGVHTLGTKATDGYEGAREKVRKFINASSTEEVIFTRGATTALNTVALSYARANLQPGDEIVITYMEHHANIIPWQQAAKATGAQLKYIPLQSDGTISLQDAEDTITDQTKIVSVMQVSNVLGTINPVKEIGAIAHRHGAIMVVDGAQSTPHMRVDVQDLDCDFFAFSAHKMCGPTGTGVLYGKKALLENMEPAEFGGEMIDFVGLYESTWKELPWKFEAGTPIIAGAIGLGAAIDFLEEVGLDNILEHEHRLAAYAMDKMSEIDGITIYGPKERAGLVTFNIEDVHPHDVATVLDAEGIAVRAGHHCAQPLMKWLNVSATARASFYLYNTEEDIDQLVAGLIKTKEYFSNVF; this comes from the coding sequence ATGGATATGAAATATATCCAAAAGCAATTTCCAATCCTTGATCAGCAGGTCAATGGAAAGGATCTTGTTTACCTGGACAGTGCTGCGACTTCTCAAAAGCCACTGGCTGTGATTGACGCCCTGTCCACCTACTACCGGGAATACAATTCCAATGTTCACCGCGGTGTCCATACTCTTGGAACAAAAGCTACGGACGGATATGAAGGGGCGCGCGAAAAAGTTCGCAAGTTTATTAACGCCTCTTCAACGGAAGAAGTGATTTTTACAAGAGGAGCTACAACGGCTTTGAATACGGTAGCCTTGAGCTATGCCCGTGCCAATCTTCAGCCTGGTGATGAGATTGTCATCACCTATATGGAACATCATGCAAATATTATTCCGTGGCAGCAGGCTGCAAAAGCAACCGGAGCACAGTTAAAGTATATTCCGCTTCAGTCAGACGGGACGATTTCCCTTCAGGATGCGGAGGATACGATTACTGATCAGACGAAAATCGTTTCTGTCATGCAGGTATCAAACGTACTTGGTACGATTAATCCTGTTAAGGAAATAGGAGCGATTGCCCATAGGCATGGTGCCATCATGGTTGTGGACGGAGCCCAAAGCACTCCTCATATGAGAGTGGATGTTCAGGATCTCGATTGTGATTTCTTTGCATTCTCTGCCCATAAAATGTGCGGCCCTACCGGCACGGGCGTTCTGTATGGAAAAAAAGCCCTTCTTGAAAACATGGAGCCTGCCGAATTCGGCGGAGAAATGATTGACTTCGTTGGTTTGTATGAATCTACGTGGAAAGAGCTTCCCTGGAAATTTGAAGCTGGCACACCAATCATTGCGGGGGCAATCGGACTCGGTGCGGCCATTGATTTCCTTGAAGAAGTCGGGCTTGATAACATCCTGGAGCACGAGCACAGACTTGCTGCCTATGCGATGGATAAAATGTCTGAAATAGACGGAATTACGATTTACGGTCCTAAAGAAAGAGCAGGTCTTGTAACCTTTAATATTGAGGATGTTCATCCTCACGATGTAGCGACCGTTCTTGATGCAGAGGGAATCGCAGTCCGTGCAGGGCATCACTGTGCACAGCCTCTTATGAAATGGCTGAATGTATCAGCGACAGCACGCGCGAGCTTCTATCTCTACAATACAGAGGAAGACATTGATCAGCTCGTTGCCGGGCTAATCAAAACGAAGGAGTACTTCTCAAATGTCTTTTAA
- the sufC gene encoding Fe-S cluster assembly ATPase SufC, whose product MSGSTLTIKDLHVEIDGKEILKGVNLEIKSGEFHAIMGPNGTGKSTLSSAIMGHPKYEVTKGSIMLDGEDVLEMEVDERARAGLFLAMQYPSEISGVTNADFLRSSINARREEGQEISLMKFIRQMDENMEFLEMDPDMAQRYLNEGFSGGEKKRNEILQLMMIKPKIAILDEIDSGLDIDALKVVSKGINQMRSDDFGCLIITHYQRLLNYITPDHIHVMMQGRIVKSGGPELAQRLEAEGYDWIKQELGIEDETVGQEA is encoded by the coding sequence ATGTCAGGTTCAACATTAACTATTAAGGATTTACACGTTGAGATCGATGGGAAAGAGATTTTAAAAGGTGTTAACCTTGAAATAAAAAGCGGTGAATTCCATGCAATCATGGGACCGAACGGAACGGGTAAATCAACTCTTTCCTCAGCCATTATGGGTCACCCGAAATATGAAGTAACAAAAGGAAGCATTATGCTTGACGGGGAAGACGTACTTGAAATGGAAGTAGACGAGCGCGCACGCGCAGGGCTATTCCTTGCTATGCAGTATCCAAGTGAAATCAGCGGGGTAACAAACGCAGACTTCCTTCGTTCTTCAATCAATGCACGCCGTGAAGAAGGACAAGAAATCTCCCTTATGAAATTCATCCGCCAAATGGATGAGAACATGGAGTTTCTTGAAATGGATCCAGATATGGCGCAGCGCTACCTGAACGAAGGGTTCTCGGGCGGAGAGAAAAAACGCAATGAAATTCTTCAGCTTATGATGATCAAGCCGAAGATCGCCATCCTTGATGAGATTGACTCCGGTCTTGATATTGATGCACTTAAAGTCGTTTCTAAAGGAATCAACCAAATGCGCAGCGACGATTTCGGCTGCCTGATCATCACTCACTATCAGCGTCTCCTTAACTACATCACACCTGATCACATTCACGTCATGATGCAGGGGCGTATTGTAAAATCCGGCGGACCTGAGCTTGCTCAGCGCCTTGAAGCAGAAGGCTATGATTGGATCAAGCAAGAGCTAGGGATTGAAGACGAAACTGTCGGACAAGAAGCGTAA
- a CDS encoding methionine ABC transporter permease produces MLEQWLPNVDWADVWEATAETLYMTAFSVVATFILGLLLGLLLFLTSKGNVWSNRTINVIVSAFVNVFRSIPFIILIILLIPFTKAIVHTILGPNAALPALIIGAAPFYARMVEIALREIDKGVIEAARSMGASTGTIIWKVLLPEAMPALASGITVTAIAVVGYTAMAGAISAGGLGNLAYLEGFQRSHNDVTFIATLLILIIVFILQFIGDAITKKIDKR; encoded by the coding sequence ATGCTTGAACAATGGCTACCTAATGTAGATTGGGCAGATGTATGGGAAGCAACTGCCGAAACACTCTATATGACTGCATTTTCAGTAGTGGCGACGTTCATTTTGGGATTGCTGCTCGGGCTTTTGCTCTTTTTAACTTCCAAAGGAAATGTTTGGTCCAACAGAACGATAAACGTGATTGTATCAGCCTTTGTTAATGTGTTCCGTTCCATTCCGTTTATTATCTTGATTATCCTGCTCATTCCTTTTACGAAAGCAATCGTTCATACGATTCTCGGTCCGAATGCAGCTTTGCCTGCATTGATCATCGGGGCTGCACCGTTCTATGCCAGGATGGTCGAAATCGCGCTCCGTGAGATTGATAAAGGAGTCATTGAAGCAGCCCGCTCAATGGGTGCTTCTACAGGAACAATCATTTGGAAGGTTCTCCTTCCTGAGGCTATGCCTGCGCTTGCTTCCGGAATTACCGTAACGGCTATCGCTGTAGTCGGCTATACCGCAATGGCTGGGGCCATTTCAGCCGGGGGACTTGGGAATCTTGCTTATTTAGAAGGATTCCAGCGAAGCCATAACGATGTCACCTTCATTGCAACCTTGTTAATTTTAATTATCGTGTTTATTCTCCAATTTATCGGAGATGCCATAACAAAAAAAATAGACAAACGCTAG
- a CDS encoding carboxymuconolactone decarboxylase family protein, translated as MEHMEPRNSTEAALHQYKMGLGAFTQKMPELAHQYNAFTEACFQAGELSQKDKQLIALGISLYSQDEYCIIYHTKGCLDQGASEQEILEAVGVTAAFGGGAAMSQAVTLVQECMTELNQLKQ; from the coding sequence ATGGAACATATGGAACCACGCAACTCAACGGAAGCGGCTCTTCATCAATATAAAATGGGGCTGGGTGCGTTTACTCAGAAAATGCCGGAACTTGCCCATCAGTATAATGCATTTACAGAAGCTTGTTTCCAGGCAGGAGAGCTGTCCCAAAAAGACAAGCAGCTCATTGCTCTCGGAATCAGTCTTTATTCACAGGATGAATATTGCATCATTTACCATACGAAGGGCTGTCTTGACCAAGGAGCATCGGAACAGGAAATTTTAGAAGCTGTTGGAGTGACCGCTGCATTTGGGGGCGGGGCTGCTATGAGTCAGGCTGTAACACTCGTACAGGAATGCATGACAGAATTGAATCAGCTAAAGCAATAA
- a CDS encoding dicarboxylate/amino acid:cation symporter, whose amino-acid sequence MKINFRNLTVQVIIGIILGVLLGFFYPDFAKELKVLADVFIKMIKMVIAPIIFLTIVIGIGGMGDLKKVGRIGGKALIYFEIVTTFALAIGILVVNFMQPGAGVNTENASKDTVSTFAEQAKETDHGFVGFITNIVPENAIGAMAEGELLPILFFAVLFGIAAAGLGEKSKPVIQLFERFTDIFFRIVNMIMKVSPIAAFGAMSYTIGEFGVESLGNLGKLMGSVYLTMFLFIIFVLGAIAKLNGFSIFKFIAYIKEEILLVLGTSSSESALPRMMEKLEKYGCSKSVVGLVIPTGYSFNLDGTSIYLSMAAIFIAQAYGIDLTIWQELTLLGILMLTSKGAAGVTGSGFITLAATIAAFPMIPLEGLALLIGVDRFMSEARAITNLIGNGVATVVISKNENEFHPPAVSSKGKAHFDA is encoded by the coding sequence GTGAAAATTAATTTTCGAAACTTAACCGTCCAGGTTATCATCGGAATCATTTTAGGGGTCTTATTGGGATTTTTCTATCCGGATTTTGCAAAAGAATTAAAAGTATTGGCAGATGTCTTTATTAAAATGATAAAAATGGTCATTGCTCCGATCATCTTTTTAACGATTGTGATTGGGATTGGCGGAATGGGTGACTTGAAAAAGGTCGGTCGCATCGGCGGAAAAGCTCTGATCTATTTTGAGATTGTCACTACCTTTGCATTAGCGATCGGGATTTTGGTTGTTAATTTCATGCAGCCGGGCGCCGGGGTGAATACGGAAAATGCCAGTAAGGATACGGTCAGTACATTTGCTGAACAGGCAAAGGAGACAGATCATGGCTTTGTAGGGTTTATCACCAATATTGTTCCTGAGAATGCCATTGGTGCGATGGCAGAAGGCGAACTGCTGCCGATTTTGTTTTTTGCCGTTCTGTTTGGAATTGCGGCTGCCGGGCTTGGAGAAAAGTCAAAACCTGTAATCCAGCTGTTTGAACGGTTTACCGATATCTTTTTTAGAATCGTCAATATGATTATGAAAGTATCGCCCATTGCTGCCTTTGGAGCGATGTCTTATACGATTGGGGAGTTCGGCGTCGAATCATTAGGGAATCTCGGGAAGCTTATGGGGTCCGTATACTTAACCATGTTCCTGTTTATTATTTTCGTCCTTGGGGCGATTGCAAAGCTCAACGGATTTAGTATTTTTAAATTTATTGCCTATATTAAAGAAGAAATTCTGCTTGTTCTTGGAACCTCTTCATCGGAATCGGCTTTGCCGAGAATGATGGAAAAGTTAGAGAAATACGGATGCTCCAAGTCGGTTGTCGGACTGGTGATTCCGACCGGTTATTCATTTAATCTGGATGGAACCTCCATTTATCTCTCAATGGCCGCAATTTTTATTGCACAGGCCTATGGAATTGATTTAACCATCTGGCAGGAGCTTACACTGCTTGGTATTTTGATGCTGACATCTAAAGGAGCGGCCGGTGTAACGGGCTCCGGCTTTATTACATTAGCGGCTACAATCGCTGCTTTCCCAATGATTCCGCTTGAAGGCCTTGCCCTGTTGATCGGAGTGGACCGTTTTATGTCAGAAGCAAGGGCCATTACAAACCTGATTGGAAATGGAGTGGCAACCGTCGTCATTTCTAAAAATGAAAATGAATTTCATCCGCCTGCTGTCTCTTCAAAAGGGAAAGCGCATTTTGATGCATAA
- a CDS encoding methionine ABC transporter ATP-binding protein: MITLTNVSKVYSVKSGSIKAVDDVNLEVQKGEIFGIIGYSGAGKSSLIRLLNGLEIPTSGTVEVAGNRIGEIKGSQLRKARQEISMIFQHFNLLWSRTVSDNIAFPLEVAGIPAAKRKERVKELVRLVGLEGRENAYPSELSGGQKQRVGIARALANNPKVLLCDEATSALDPQTTDSILELLVDINERLGLTIVLITHEMHVIRKICHKVAVMEDGKIVEEGEVLNVFRKPQAPITKRFVQQVTEPEETKETIAHLIDSYPSGRIIQLTFVGDSTEQPVVTSLIRNYDVKVNILQGKISQTQSGAYGALFLYIDGEETEMDRALQFLADNQVEVEVVAHA; the protein is encoded by the coding sequence ATGATTACGCTAACTAATGTGTCAAAAGTATATTCGGTTAAGTCGGGAAGCATCAAAGCGGTTGATGATGTGAATCTTGAGGTTCAAAAAGGCGAAATCTTTGGAATCATCGGCTACAGCGGTGCAGGAAAGAGCTCTTTAATCAGGCTGTTAAACGGACTGGAAATCCCGACGTCAGGGACCGTTGAGGTAGCAGGGAACCGGATCGGTGAAATTAAAGGGAGTCAGCTTCGCAAGGCAAGGCAGGAAATCAGCATGATCTTCCAGCATTTTAATTTGCTTTGGTCCCGTACGGTTTCTGATAATATCGCTTTTCCGCTGGAAGTTGCAGGGATTCCAGCAGCGAAGCGTAAAGAACGGGTTAAAGAGTTAGTCAGGCTCGTTGGGTTAGAAGGAAGAGAGAACGCCTATCCTTCCGAGCTGAGCGGAGGCCAAAAACAGCGGGTAGGAATTGCCCGTGCCCTGGCCAATAATCCAAAAGTGCTGCTGTGTGACGAGGCAACATCTGCGCTGGATCCCCAGACGACGGATTCCATCCTTGAGCTTCTTGTTGATATTAATGAGAGACTTGGATTGACCATCGTGCTGATTACGCATGAGATGCATGTAATCCGTAAAATCTGCCATAAGGTAGCCGTAATGGAGGATGGGAAAATTGTTGAAGAGGGAGAGGTCCTGAATGTATTCAGAAAACCTCAGGCCCCGATTACGAAACGTTTTGTTCAGCAGGTTACAGAGCCTGAAGAAACAAAAGAGACAATTGCCCACCTAATTGATTCCTATCCGTCAGGCCGGATCATTCAGCTGACATTTGTAGGAGATTCGACCGAGCAGCCGGTTGTTACGAGCCTCATCCGGAATTACGATGTGAAGGTTAATATTCTGCAGGGGAAAATCTCCCAAACGCAAAGCGGCGCCTATGGAGCCCTATTCCTTTACATTGACGGAGAAGAAACAGAAATGGACCGTGCTCTGCAATTTTTAGCCGACAATCAAGTAGAAGTGGAGGTGGTTGCACATGCTTGA